gagaaaatcacttacaatctaAGGGGGAACATGATACATGTCTTAAATAAAGTGTGGCAGCTATATCTGAAATGCATGGGCCAGCTCCCCTCGCTGGATATTATAAAAACCTGTACCAGTAGGGAAAGGATTGGAGTTATGGAAATGAAACCTGGCAAAGTAGATGTCcttttagtttgttttattttagtttgttttttcttttagttttttttaaatttcttactTGGGTTATTTAGTTAATTAGCTGGTTACTTTTTTAGGTTTTCGGTGGGGGCTCTGAACCCCCAcatgtatttatttgtatttgtATAATGTATAATTGGTCTGGTGatgtgtttgtgggcaaggggaGGTGGAATAAAACAGACTCTGCACGTTCCGTGAGTGTTGAAAAAGATTGCATTGATTGTTGAAATTACTTTATGAATCtgtaaaaaaatcaaaataatataTTTAGAAAAAGAAGGAATATTCTCAGAGGCAGCCTGGACTGGAGGTGACACACTATCCTAGAGATTCTTCTTCCGCAGAATCACCCATCTGTCCGCATTACTCTGCCTGACctcatccttcccttctgaggttcAGAGCTGACAACAGTGCTCttggtctggctgctgccttGCCCAGATTGTTCATTCCCCTCAGCACTATACAAAAGGCTAGGcttgttgctgaggggaatggccacaggggttgCTCTGCACTgactccctctccattcagagagctcacCACCCTGTCATTTTTCACATCTTCTATCATCCCAtcaatgacctcttacctgtttgtctgtattcctccccctgcctcttcctTCTTCCACTCCTGTGCTAgcccctcctttttattcagcctgctttttgctcaaaacTTGATGAAGGCCCGAAACGTTAGTTCCCCTTTGCCTTGGGAGTTCAGATGGTTGGCAGCCGGGGTGTTAGGTCCTCCGATGGACATACGGTCAAGGTTAGGATCTGTGGTCGGGGGTTTGGTAGCTCGGATGGGAGGGAGGCCGGGATCACTCCGCTAATTCCACTGCCTGCAACACGGCAATTTACACCACAGTCACGCGAttgcaagccacacccactaacagccaaaatacctcCGCAAGCCATACATTCACATCAAAGAACCACATGTGGCTCATGAGCCACAGTTTGGCCAGCCCTACTATAGaaactgcgtgacctgctgagtttctcaagcacttttgtatattgtaaacaatcacagcatctgcagactttcctgtttaactgcaataataaagaaacatttttaaaactattttctCAACTCTTCCATATGACAGTCCTAATATCGAAGTTGAAGTATCTGAATGtcaaaagaacaaaagaaatggttgttgacttcaagagggcCCAGGGGGAACCACAGTCCACTGACCAATGAcggctccactgttgaggtcatcaagagtattaagttccttggagtgcacttggcggagaacaattgtttatagaaattacaaaattcctcattaatctccttttgattaaaagtaatacctgatttctttctaatcgctggtataatcctagataattgttccttttttaattgccatgacaaaactttatgagctttctcaccccattcataaaacttatgcttatttcgattcattaaacattcaaaccgatatgtttgtaattcattatatttaaattttaaattagttaactgattcttttgcatttcggtagcatgtttttgaaattctttttcagtagcagttatcttttcctctaagtcttcaatctctttaattctctccttctttactttagaggcataactgataatttgacctcgcaaaaaagctttcattgcatcccataaaacaaaatgactagaaacagaattacagttaataccaataaaaatttcaatttgctgttttaaaaaactaataaattctggtttttgcaatagcatagtattaaatctccatcttgaagctttctgaacatcttgtgaactcaaatattctaataataataatgaatgatccgaaaccaatctagccttatactccacagatttAACccaatcctgcaaatgtgctgatattaaaaaataatcaattctagaaaaagaattatgtcgcgaggaataaaaagaaaaatctttctctgtaggattaactcttctccaaatatcaattaaattcagatctgccatcatattaatcacttggattgccatcttagacttcttaattactcttgggtacttatccaataaaggctccaacaccacattcaaatctcccccaattatcacattagagttcgatcgtccaagtaataaagacatatccacaacaaaacctgtatcttcaacattagaagcataaacatcaagcaaagtccatgcctcattaaagattgtacaatttaattttaataatcttccaccatttttctcttcattctgtaactgaaatggtagattcttatgtaccaaaattgccacaccttttgccctagaattaaatgaagaataaaaaactttcccaacccattcacgtttgagtttcaaatgttccttatctgttaaatgagtttcctgtaaaaaagcaacatcaacttttaatttttttaaataagcaagtactttcttacgcttaataggattatttaaatcctgaacattaagagaagcaaacttcaatttagacatttcttacactcaataaaacacaacaacaagaaacaaacaaaaaaaggaaaaaaagagagaaaaaaaagaagaaaaaagaaaccccccaaaataagaaaaaaagaaaaaaaaaacccttaattcccctttgaaattacaaccaaaaactaaaaaaaatagaaaagttatatataaaaaaatttaattatttaaaaaagattaaaaaaagcttcactccctaacccaaaaattaaaaagaaaaaaaaccaggtcggaggtcacaattacctcctcctgtttaaaccgcctaatgcggtaactcccccaaaatatagggtgtgagataactcacacacagctgatgacttctggaaattggtgcccacccagttccctctcccaactcccatcactatttaaaatcttctcaacaaaaataatatatttttaaaaatttttaaaaatttttttaatcaactttgccattgcgaccaccgtttcttccatttcttccagaaatcaaattcccttcttgcagctctgccctctttggagaccgtggaggactacgtcgttcctggaattgcgtaattggtaaagactgagcaaaatccatagcttctttaggattatcaaagaactttggttgatatccatcctgaaaaatcttcagtaccacagggtatctaaatgttgccttatatccttttttccacaataattctttcacagaattaaattcacgtcgttgaaacataatttcctgactcaaatccggatagaagaaaacatgattactctgaaccatcaaaggagatttgttttgctgtgcatttctaatagccatatgtaaaatagtctctctatcacagtaatttaaacagcgaaccagaacaggtcttggattctgtcctgagaaaggtctccttctcaaagctctatgagcccattccaatattaaaccttcaggaaacttatcttgtcccaacacttgtggaatccattcagtgaaaaattttcttggatctggcccttctatgccttctggcaagccaacaattttcacattattccgtctggattggttctccaaataatcaaccttttttgctaaatttttattctgaatctgtaacgtttcaattgttttattcacatcttgcaattgatcttgtacatcagataatccttgatcacacatctcaagtctttcaatagtttcaactttaaaagctccataatcagccatctgttgagtattgacatccaccaatgcattaatcttagaagtaaaattattcatagaatctcctaaatgcatcattgaagaaaatatcttatgttcaagactcttgaaaagtatatcaacatcagtagatccagacatggtgggatcctgctgttcttgtggaatcagaggaccttctatcccttcttttaatttagtagcttttcttgcagtttgactccgtgtaagacCCCCTgtcacagaccccccagaagtatcaggagactgatgatcagggttatctttgatccaaacctcctttaaaagcttcgttacatcagtatctggaagagctgttataactggtggtatagcagtcaaataacaactctctaactctccaactggtggcgccccagctaattcggtagtcaaagtctcagtagacgttgtttgaaatactggcatccggccagccctttgttctaaaggcagctgaaaacgaccttcagaaagacttacggaatcagaacggagctccaaggccgaattcttcgcttcTTTTCCTAGATCTATTTCAcactgagtcgtggctttttgtaaacaagcaggatcagataatttcggaaaataaattttttaacaatctgttgatgtttccttttacttttttttaacaaatgtaccattaggtattaattcaacacctcatactatttataaactttttaaaaaagttttaatgggcacttaaagacaaaacaataagttagagtcaggagaggactggaaggcacgtctgttccttacgccatcttgtcaCGCCCCCCGAGATGAAGTTAAGATTGATAAATTTTTTATCTCAGATAAATTTATCGAGCTTGACTTATCAAGATTAGAAAAATTTAGATGCTCCTTTTACAATAAGAGAAATTAATGGAGTGCTAAGTTCATTaccaaatggtaaatctccagaattttttttttgtctgaattttataagaaatggaGGTGTTAAAGCAGGTGACAGAATCCCATTCTTTACCAGATTATTTTTCAACAgcgataattacagttataccaaagaaagattgAGACTTGTTAAATCCTGCATCTTATCGTCCAATATATTTTTGTACACAATTGTTGcaaaaattttagcaaatagattatctATATGTTTGCCAgatttaattcatatggatcaaacaggatttattaaaaaaaacagtactctgcagaaaatatttcaagattaattagtttaattaatttAGTTCAAAAAAAGGGGATCATAATGTAGCAGTAACTTTGGATCTAGAAGAAGCTTTTGatagaattatttattttgtttaaagtactggATACGTTTTTTATTGGTTCTAcgtttataaattgggttaaatctttatataaaaaatccTTTGTCAAAAGTTAttacaaatggacaaatatctgcCTCTTTTCCATTAACTAGATCAAGTCAACCAGGTTGTCCTTTGTCCCCggctttatttatttttgcacaGAACCTTTAGCTGAATTTATTAGACAAGATTCTAAGATGAAAGGAATTAAGgtgaatcagaaaaaaaataaaattaatttgtttcctgatgaagTTTTGGTTTATTCAGCTGATTCTATAAAATCTTTGTTCCAATTACAGATTAGattgaaggaatatggggaagtttcaggatataaaccatataacagtttatggcatggaaacaggccatctcggcccttcaagtcaacgctggttcactcaaacaactctgctagatccctccgcctattctccgcccataatcctccaaccctctcctatccagcctcctcttaaatgaaagaattgattctgactcaactatttcctccagaagattattccattcagccacctctctctgagtgaagaaccatCCTCTAATGttactcctaaaattttgcccccttaccctcaacttgtgtcctcttgtttcaacctcccctgctctcagggggaagagtctatcAATTCCCTTCATaactttaaacacctctatcaaatcccctctcaaccatctatgttccaatgaataaagtcctaacctcttcattctttctctgtactctaggtattttaagccaggcaacatctttgtaaatcttctctgcaccctttccaccttatctatatccttcctataatttggagaccagaactgaacgtaatactccaaacctggccttaaacagttgcagcatcacttcccagctcctatactctatgctatgatttatgaaggctaacatactaaatgccttcttatccaccctgtcaacatgggaatccaccttcaaggaacactgcatcataactccaagatctctttgttcttgtgcattccccaatgtcctcccctttactacatatgtcctatttcgaattttttttccaaaatgaatcacctcacacttttcaacattaaactccatctgctatctttcagcctaattttccagacaaaccaaatccctctgtaatccctgaaaaccttcctcgctatccacctctccccctatttttgtatcatctgcgtatttacttaccaagttaaccaccccatcatccaaatcattaatataaattatgaaaaacTTATAAGTTgttgggaaaaaagtgagatgAAGCCCTTAGCTGTGGGTGAttatacagattgtaaaaaaagtcacaaaattaaGTTGGCCTGACATAGGTATTacatatttaggtattagaattgataatgatctgaaaaaattatataaattgaaatatttatttttgcttAATAGAagtgttgcaattttttttaagtgaaaCAATTTACCTATTACTTGAATTAgaagagtaaattgtgttaaaatgaatgttttcccttgaatgcaatatctttttccaatcaattttcATTCCAattctttcaattttttaaagCATTTAAATGCAGTGGTTAGGAAATTTTAATGGAAAGTCAGAATGCTGAGGGTCTCTTTCAAAAAATTGACTTAGGAGTATTGTAATGGAggatatctattgctgatggatttggggatcctttgggctcgtaacagtatgaaTTATGGAGTTTATGTttttctaattttaagaattattataaagcaactcaattaagatttataaatgtattctttaatttagataatattccagcttgggcttctatttaatttaatgcaatagtgGATATGAATccccaggattttatttataaatggaattctaaattgcttttttgaaatgcggaatcatctattttgaaatgtTTGATTGAGTTATGGAAcaatattgataatgaaattggcatgaaaggcttctttctttggcttggcttcgcggacaaagatttatggaggggataaaaagtccacgtcagctgcaggctcgtttgtggctgacaagtccgatgcgggacaggcagacacggttgcagcggttgcaggggaaaattggttggttggggttaatATTGAGTAAAATGCCTCTAtgggcttattcctttttcaatggataACCAATTCTTGAGGATCTGGAGACAGAAGGATATTAAGaggattgaagattgttttgaggatgGGGTATTTATAACATTCGAAAGAATGAGGGAAACATTTAATGTATCTAAAAATTATTTATTCTGTTACTATCCAGTTTAAGCTTTTTTATTTGGCAAAATAGGTCCtattttgatgttacctaatcggTAAGGGCGAGAGgggtcgagatggcctgtttccgtactgtaattgttatatggttataattaaaGTGAATTGGAAATACTGATTTGTAATGgtgctgtaaataaatttatttcaaaaatgtataatttatttcaaattaagCCCCGCAAAAATTGGGGTGCAtgaatcaagattaagatgggaaatagattaaaAAACATAAATAAGTGGATTGGATGCAGTTGTGCAAGAATAATATGCCAAAACTTGTAAATGTAAGATGTCAGTTagttcaatgtaatttttttacgtcaattatatttgacttgttacaggttatattatataatatattatatataatttttttttaaagagatagattgtggggtttagtgtaggtcacttctcaaacagatacttacacttcacatctcattgaaaattcaagattttttgctgaagccagacatttaggctttgcaaaagacaatggaggcTCTGTGGAAACAGTTTCAAAAGCAGTTGCAAATGGAAAATTCCTGGttaaagtgctgataaagatctttcaggaATTGGATTTGCAGCCCTGTAAGAAGTGATACGGTTTTTacgagagagagaatgagagagagagagagggagagggagagggagagagagagagagagagagagagagagagagagagagagagagagagagagagagagagagaaagagagttgtacagtggcttttgaggctgcaacatggcaagctggcaggcttgttgaaaaccccattttgaagatggggttgtgagttctgagttcagcctggtgtATGCAGTTGTATACCAACAGAGGAAATTACATAATGTGCGAGGAGGCCATATTCACAAAGTTCTGATTTGCATGTGTGATTgattctctgaagacctcacttcgtGATTAACCTCCAGCAGGTTTTATTGTGTCAATGTTTAATTTTCTTGGCAACCAccagtttttctttcttcttttctttttttttctcttttggggtggggagtgggagatgggagggtgggatgggctGATATATACTACATgtataatttcttttgaaataatttttagaACTGAATGTCATGTAACTTTTATTGTGGTttaacaatttataaataaagtattcgaaaaaaaaaaagactatgactactacccaacctcccccacccaccataATATAATAAggtccccacttttctccatgcctatccaatctctccttgtaccTCTTGCCCTCCAGTCCAGCCAACACCCTTGTGAATCTAGCTTAATCACATCCTTGAGGAATATAAATTTTACAGGAAAGTACTGAAGCAGGGCATTAGGAAGGTGAAATGGACCCATGAGATGTACTTGTCAAGTATAATAAAAGAGCATTTTATTCATATATGAAAAACAAGAGGATAACAAGGGAGATGAAAGGCCCAGTCAAGGGCAAAAGAGCAAATTTATGCTTCGAGTCAGAAGAAGTTGGAAATGCACTAAATGAGTACTTTACTTCAGCATTCAAAAAGGAAACAGAGGACAGTGAGAGAACTATGGAGAATACTAACGTTTGAGGGCATTTTAAGATAACGAAAGAGGTATGTTGGGTTTCTGGGATGGGATATATCGAAAGAGGCATGAGAGGAGATTGTTAGAGCCTTGACAAAGAACTTTACATCCTCACCTAACAACAGGCGAGGTCCCAAAGGACTGAGAGTAGCCAATGCTGTGCCTTTATTCAAGAAGGGAAATAGAGATGACCTCATACATTGTAAACCAGTGAGCCTTATATCAATGGTGAGGAAGCTGTTGGAGAGAATAATTAATGCAAAGTCATGGTCAAAATAGGGGAAataaaagttcacatttattgtcagagtacatacatgacatcacatacaacaatgagattccttttcctatagggcatgcagaatttctacttatcggtgaCTGAAACCTATTCTCAAGAAAGCAGACgtggtcagcatggttttgtgcaggACAGGTTATACCTTACAAATCTGATTGTTTCTTGAGGAGGTGATGAAGGCCACAGACTAACAATGATGAAAAATATGGCCACCTTGAGTTCCGTGCTCACTGAGAAATGTAAAGAGGTGCTTATAATCACTTTCACATTTTGAGAATTCATTTTCTATATACTCTACCTcatcttccatatgttgagctATCTGTCGGATCAACTGGGCAATTTCAGTCCTCCTTCCTCTGTGAAATTCCTGCGCTCCTTGTACTATGCAAAATATATCCCACATGACAATCAGACTGGCCAGAGCTCCTGAAATAGCGACAAAAGTTCCTGAGGTACTTCTCATCACTGTTAACGTCACTGCCGAAATGCAGGTTAAGTTATCTGTGAGAGTCCGAGATGCATTCAAAAATACATTCATAACCAGAtctctctctttatttttgaTTGTGTATTGAATGGCTCGGTTGATCAGAATTAATTCGTCGGTCAGATGCTTGGTCTCTTTCACATATTGCCCCACAATTTCATTCACTCTTATTTGCTTTCTCTTTTGTATAATGTTATCGGTAACGTAGGCTATGATTTTACTGACCCCTCCAGCTGCACTCAGTGTCAGTCCCACCCCAGTGAGCACCAGCGAGTCCCCCGTTGTGAAAGGAGCAATGATTAAACCAATGATGCTTAGAATCCCCCCTGCAAGCCCTGCAGAAGAGGCCGCAATGTTCACAATGGTGGCGCCCCTGTGATAATCTTCAATGAAGTTGGCAATCATTCGCAGCTCTGTCATGTATGCTGTTGACTGCTTTATCCATTTCAGGAACAGGATTTGAAAGTTGGCCAGGGTATTTCCTGGAAAATTGAgaagaattatttttttcttaatgtaATTATTCCTTTCACCATCTACCACTGAGCATGTGACAATAAGTAATTCAAATCGGGTGAATACAGAGTGTCTTTTTTTTGTTCCCCAGGGtaaaggacataggtttaaggtgaggggtaggggagagatttaacagtaaCCTGAGGGGTCACTTTAAGTACATAGAGGGCTGTGGGTATTTGGAACAGGCTactggttgaggcaggtactatggTAAACTTTTAAGAAaacaattggacagatacatggatattTTAGACATATTTGGATGTTTTAGATGCATTCATTTATGAAccaaatgcaggtaggtgggactagtatgGCTGGAACATTTTGGCTGGTGTGGTCAGGAAACATAAAGCAGTCCAAAAAATTAATCCACATTTAGCAGGAacgttagaacataagaaatacgtGCGGTAGTAGGCGATCTGgctcatcaagcctgctccgccattcaggcCGAtatgatgatgggctcatctccacctgcctgttccccatatctcttCATTCCCCAACTTTGTAAGAATCTATCCAACCATGTCtttgaggttgcctccactgcaaaTTCCGCAGATTCACCAGACCATGggcaaagcagttcctcctcatctctgtcctaatgcAAATTCCGCAGATTCACCAGACTATGggcaaagcagttcctcctcatctctgtcctagtGCAAATTCCGCAGATTCACCAGACTATGggcaaagcagttcctcctcatctctgtcctaatgcAAATTCCGCAGATTCACCAGACTATGggcaaagcagttcctcctcatctctgtcctaatgcAAATTCCGCAGATTCACCAGACTATGggcaaagcagttcctcctcatctctgtcctaatgcAAATTCCGCAGATTCACCAGACTATGggcaaagcagttcctcctcatctctgtcctaatgcaaattccacagattcaccagaccatgggcaaagcagttcctcctcatctctgtcctaatgcAAATTCCGCAAATTCACCAGACTATGggcaaagcagttcctcctcatctctctccTAATGCAAATTCCGCAGATTCACCAGACTATGggcaaagcagttcctcctcatctctgtcctaatgcAAATTCCGCAGATTCACCGGTCTATGggcaaagcagttcctcctcatctctgtcctaatgcAAATTCCGCAGATTCACCAGACTATGggcaaagcagttcctcctcatctctgtcctaatgcAAATTCCGCAGATTCACCAGACTATGggcaaagcagttcctcctcatctctgtcctaaatctactcccaaaACCAGAACTGCTATTACAATTATCATTCTAGCTTCCAGCTTGGGATAGAACTGTCAGGGACATGAggctatggtgttatgagcccaaaggaccccaaaacctagcagctaTAGATCTTCATCAtggcaaataattaaataaacaaaagttgtttttaattaactttaaacgtAAACAGAAtctaactttaacttatcactattaatttaacgacccaacttatcccccttctaatcctaagcacatgtgtatgtaatgtgtgtgtaaatttaagaaaaattctttggttcatagttcaatctcacttctcatttttccaagttcactggttgcaggcaattcttatacagtgcggagagtttaacatttataaagttcaccaggctttggtgctcaaaaggttaccgctcaggaagattcttgtagggtttgcagagagaaatttgttgttccaggatttctacaactgaggtatcaccattagtcacctcaatatcttgctgatgaaacttgcctcatcagggttctccagatgataacctctttctttcaggctattacggagttcctttttgttccacttattccaagagaaacatcagacagatagcacttccagccatccgccactctggagcttctgtttcagttctgaCAAGTTTCTCCTGGCTGACATTGTTTCAGCTgtacgtctctctctctctccatctgagattccatatgccagccacatgtccttctctccctTACTTGCAAAATCCCCTCCTTCTTCAGtcaacaataggagttagtcttctgctcccatctgttgttttaggtaaacaaacctctcaatgacctttgagtgagc
This genomic window from Narcine bancroftii isolate sNarBan1 chromosome 3, sNarBan1.hap1, whole genome shotgun sequence contains:
- the LOC138756979 gene encoding apolipoprotein L5-like isoform X2; amino-acid sequence: MELVSKADWHNLLTKFACIQVGAVIFFLVIKGAVSESGSNLFKLLFHIGYIQVGVGVSFLLITELVSIIDWKEFLKTFIITSCIQVIAGFSFLLFIGIKSKTAENNVLETFVQTNCIQFGAGFLFLAVTELVSNTALHELIVQPNNLQSRHHYKMWISDWKNMLQTFISTNCIQIGVGFFFLIVTELVSKTGNTLANFQILFLKWIKQSTAYMTELRMIANFIEDYHRGATIVNIAASSAGLAGGILSIIGLIIAPFTTGDSLVLTGVGLTLSAAGGVSKIIAYVTDNIIQKRKQIRVNEIVGQYVKETKHLTDELILINRAIQYTIKNKERDLVMNVFLNASRTLTDNLTCISAVTLTVMRSTSGTFVAISGALASLIVMWDIFCIVQGAQEFHRGRRTEIAQLIRQIAQHMEDEVEYIENEFSKCESDYKHLFTFLSEHGTQGGHIFHHC
- the LOC138756979 gene encoding apolipoprotein L5-like isoform X1 yields the protein MELFSKKDWKDLLKTFIQTSCIQVAAGFFFHVVMELVSKADWHNLLTKFACIQVGAVIFFLVIKGAVSESGSNLFKLLFHIGYIQVGVGVSFLLITELVSIIDWKEFLKTFIITSCIQVIAGFSFLLFIGIKSKTAENNVLETFVQTNCIQFGAGFLFLAVTELVSNTALHELIVQPNNLQSRHHYKMWISDWKNMLQTFISTNCIQIGVGFFFLIVTELVSKTGNTLANFQILFLKWIKQSTAYMTELRMIANFIEDYHRGATIVNIAASSAGLAGGILSIIGLIIAPFTTGDSLVLTGVGLTLSAAGGVSKIIAYVTDNIIQKRKQIRVNEIVGQYVKETKHLTDELILINRAIQYTIKNKERDLVMNVFLNASRTLTDNLTCISAVTLTVMRSTSGTFVAISGALASLIVMWDIFCIVQGAQEFHRGRRTEIAQLIRQIAQHMEDEVEYIENEFSKCESDYKHLFTFLSEHGTQGGHIFHHC